From one Bacteroides eggerthii genomic stretch:
- the xseB gene encoding exodeoxyribonuclease VII small subunit, with protein MPTPKKKETYSQAMERLEKIVGQIDNNELEIDMLAEKIKEANEIIAFCSDKLTKADKEIEKLLAEKRECEE; from the coding sequence ATGCCTACACCCAAGAAAAAGGAAACTTATTCCCAAGCAATGGAACGTCTGGAGAAGATTGTCGGCCAGATAGACAATAATGAGTTGGAAATAGACATGCTTGCCGAAAAAATTAAGGAAGCCAATGAAATAATAGCGTTTTGCAGCGACAAACTGACTAAAGCTGATAAGGAAATTGAAAAATTACTGGCAGAGAAGCGGGAATGTGAAGAATAA
- the xseA gene encoding exodeoxyribonuclease VII large subunit: protein MDALSLYDLNVLVRRSLEQCLPDTYWIQAELSDVRTNSTGHCYLEFVQKDARSNSLIAKARGTIWSNVFRLLKPYFEEATGQAFVSGIKVLVQVTVSFHELYGYSLTVQDIDPTYTLGDMARRRKEILKQLEEEGVLLLNKELDIPRLPQRVAVISSSTAAGYGDFCHQLKNNPGGFYFYTELFPALMQGDRVEESVLVALDKINSRLESFDVVVIIRGGGATSDLSGFDTYLLAAACAQFPLPVITGIGHERDDTVLDSVAHTRVKTPTAAAEFLIGCMNDAAEELEMLAGRLYGGVRELLAQEHRKLVSYRNRIPSAAYRYISDAKFALLTVSKDIVQAATSSLSRHHHRLELLQQRLTDVSPEKQLARGYSITLKNGRIVKNVSSLNEGDEITTRLYQGELISTVTNKNT, encoded by the coding sequence ATGGATGCATTGTCGCTATATGACTTGAATGTCCTGGTGCGTCGCAGCTTGGAGCAGTGCCTGCCCGACACTTATTGGATACAGGCGGAGCTAAGCGATGTGCGCACCAACAGTACGGGGCACTGCTACTTGGAATTTGTGCAGAAAGACGCCCGCAGCAACAGCCTGATAGCTAAAGCAAGAGGGACAATCTGGTCGAATGTGTTCCGTTTGTTGAAACCCTATTTTGAGGAAGCCACCGGACAGGCATTTGTGTCGGGCATCAAAGTGCTGGTGCAGGTCACAGTCAGCTTTCACGAACTCTATGGATATAGCCTTACGGTGCAGGACATTGATCCTACCTATACGTTGGGCGACATGGCCCGCCGTCGTAAGGAGATTCTGAAGCAACTGGAAGAAGAAGGGGTGCTTCTGCTCAATAAGGAACTCGACATTCCCCGCCTGCCGCAGCGCGTTGCCGTTATTTCTTCTTCAACGGCTGCCGGGTATGGGGACTTCTGCCACCAGTTGAAGAACAATCCGGGAGGTTTCTACTTCTATACGGAGCTTTTTCCGGCATTGATGCAGGGCGATCGTGTGGAGGAGTCCGTTTTGGTAGCTTTAGACAAGATAAATTCACGTTTGGAGAGTTTTGATGTAGTGGTCATTATCCGGGGCGGCGGGGCGACTTCCGACCTTTCAGGGTTTGACACTTATCTGCTTGCGGCTGCCTGTGCGCAGTTTCCTTTGCCTGTTATAACGGGTATCGGGCATGAACGCGATGATACGGTGCTTGATTCTGTGGCCCATACCCGCGTCAAGACTCCTACTGCTGCCGCGGAATTCCTGATAGGCTGCATGAATGATGCTGCCGAAGAACTGGAGATGCTTGCCGGACGCTTATACGGAGGTGTCCGGGAGTTGTTGGCACAGGAGCACCGGAAGTTGGTGTCGTACAGGAACCGTATCCCTTCGGCCGCTTACAGGTATATATCGGATGCGAAGTTTGCTTTGCTCACAGTCAGCAAGGACATTGTGCAGGCGGCAACGTCTTCCTTGTCCCGTCATCATCACCGGCTCGAACTGCTTCAGCAACGCTTGACGGATGTGTCGCCGGAGAAGCAGCTGGCCCGCGGTTACAGCATAACGCTGAAGAACGGGAGGATTGTAAAGAACGTTTCCTCTCTGAACGAGGGAGATGAAATCACTACCCGTTTGTATCAGGGGGAGCTCATTTCAACAGTAACTAATAAAAATACATAG
- a CDS encoding ROK family protein has product MTKKYAIGIDLGGTSVKYALIDNEGVFHFQGKLPSKADISAEAVIGQLVTACKETMASAQQLGVTIEGIGIGTPGIVDETNRIVLGGAENIKGWENLNLADRIEAETHLPVQMGNDANLMGLGETMYGAGQGARNVVFLTVGTGIGGAVVIDGKLFNGFANRGTELGHVPLIANGEPCACGSIGCLEHYASTSALVRRFSKRAAEAGRSFSGEEINGELIVRLYKEGDKLATECLDEHCDFLGHGIAGFINIFSPQRIVIGGGLSEAGDFYIQKVSERAHRYVMADCAVNTRIMAASLGNKAGSIGAASLVFSLNTK; this is encoded by the coding sequence ATGACGAAAAAATACGCTATAGGAATTGACCTTGGCGGTACTTCTGTGAAATACGCCCTTATTGACAATGAAGGCGTATTTCATTTTCAGGGGAAGTTGCCGTCAAAAGCCGATATATCCGCAGAAGCGGTAATCGGCCAATTAGTGACTGCCTGTAAAGAGACAATGGCCTCAGCCCAACAACTTGGAGTGACAATAGAAGGCATAGGCATAGGCACTCCCGGTATTGTGGACGAAACCAACCGCATTGTATTGGGAGGAGCTGAGAATATCAAAGGTTGGGAGAATCTGAATCTTGCCGACCGTATCGAAGCGGAAACCCACCTGCCTGTGCAAATGGGTAATGACGCCAACCTAATGGGATTAGGAGAAACGATGTACGGCGCCGGACAAGGTGCAAGGAATGTAGTATTTCTGACCGTAGGGACAGGCATCGGCGGTGCAGTAGTTATCGACGGCAAACTGTTCAACGGTTTTGCCAACCGCGGAACCGAATTGGGACATGTACCCCTCATTGCCAACGGTGAGCCTTGTGCATGCGGTTCCATAGGTTGTCTGGAGCACTACGCATCAACTTCTGCATTGGTACGCCGTTTCAGCAAACGGGCTGCTGAAGCAGGCCGTTCATTTTCAGGTGAAGAAATCAACGGAGAGCTTATCGTACGCCTTTATAAAGAAGGAGACAAACTGGCAACAGAGTGTCTGGACGAGCATTGCGACTTTTTGGGACATGGCATAGCCGGATTCATCAATATATTCAGTCCGCAGCGCATCGTAATAGGCGGCGGTCTGTCTGAGGCCGGTGATTTCTATATTCAAAAAGTCAGCGAGAGAGCGCATCGTTACGTCATGGCCGATTGTGCTGTAAACACCCGGATCATGGCTGCATCATTAGGTAATAAAGCTGGAAGTATCGGCGCTGCGTCACTGGTCTTCTCATTAAACACGAAATAA
- a CDS encoding sulfatase, whose protein sequence is MKNNLSNLLLPLATLSLASCASQKKEEPKRPNIIFMMTDDHTTQAMSCYGGSLLQTPNMDRIANEGIRMDNCYAVNALSGPSRACILTGKFSHENGFTDNASTFNGDQQTFPKLLQQAGYQTAIIGKWHLISEPQGFDHWSILSGQHEQGDYYDPDFWEDGKHIVEKGYATDIITDKAIKFLENRDKNKPFCMMYHQKAPHRNWMPAPRHLGIFNNTTFPEPANLFDDYEGRGKAAREQDMSIEHTLTNDWDLKLLTREEMLKDTTNRLYSVYKRMPADVQDKWDSVYAQRITEYRKGNLKGKSLISWKYQQYMRDYLATVLSVDENIGRLLNYLEEIGELDNTIIVYTSDQGFFLGEHGWFDKRFMYEECQRMPLIIRYPQAIKAGSTSNAICMNVDFAPTFLDFAGVEIPSDIQGASMKPILENEGKTPADWRKAAYYHYYEYPAEHSVKRHYGIRTQNFKLIHFYNDIDEWEMYDMKADPREMNNVFGKPEYAEKQKELMQLLRETQKQYKDDDPDEKINVLFKGDRRLMKNR, encoded by the coding sequence ATGAAAAACAATCTCTCTAACCTCCTTCTCCCGTTAGCGACATTGAGTCTGGCTTCTTGTGCCAGTCAGAAAAAAGAAGAGCCCAAGCGTCCTAATATCATCTTTATGATGACGGACGATCACACCACGCAAGCCATGTCCTGCTACGGTGGCAGCCTCTTGCAAACTCCCAACATGGACCGTATAGCCAACGAAGGCATCCGCATGGACAACTGTTATGCCGTCAACGCTCTTTCCGGTCCTTCACGTGCATGTATCCTTACCGGCAAGTTCAGCCATGAAAACGGCTTTACGGATAATGCAAGCACATTCAATGGCGATCAACAGACCTTCCCAAAATTGCTCCAACAAGCCGGCTACCAAACAGCCATAATTGGTAAATGGCACCTCATCAGTGAACCGCAAGGTTTCGATCACTGGAGTATTCTCAGCGGTCAGCATGAGCAAGGAGACTACTATGATCCTGATTTTTGGGAGGATGGCAAGCATATCGTAGAGAAAGGCTACGCTACGGACATCATAACAGACAAGGCTATCAAATTTCTGGAAAACAGAGATAAAAACAAACCATTCTGCATGATGTACCATCAGAAAGCTCCGCACCGCAACTGGATGCCGGCTCCACGCCATTTGGGCATATTCAACAACACCACATTCCCGGAACCAGCCAATTTATTCGACGATTACGAAGGACGCGGAAAAGCTGCCCGCGAACAAGATATGTCTATTGAGCACACCCTGACCAATGACTGGGACTTAAAACTACTGACTCGCGAAGAGATGCTGAAAGATACAACCAACAGGCTTTACAGCGTGTACAAACGTATGCCTGCCGACGTACAGGACAAATGGGATTCAGTGTATGCTCAACGCATTACCGAATACCGCAAAGGCAACTTGAAAGGAAAATCATTGATCAGCTGGAAATACCAGCAGTATATGCGCGACTATCTGGCCACTGTGTTATCCGTAGACGAAAACATCGGCCGTTTGCTGAATTATCTTGAAGAGATTGGTGAACTGGACAATACAATCATTGTCTACACCTCCGACCAAGGTTTCTTCCTCGGCGAACATGGCTGGTTCGACAAGCGCTTTATGTATGAAGAATGCCAGCGCATGCCGCTCATCATCCGTTATCCCCAAGCCATTAAAGCCGGCAGTACAAGTAATGCAATCTGTATGAACGTAGACTTTGCCCCTACTTTCCTCGACTTTGCCGGAGTAGAGATCCCGTCGGATATCCAGGGAGCTTCCATGAAGCCTATATTGGAAAACGAAGGCAAGACTCCCGCCGATTGGCGCAAGGCCGCTTACTATCATTATTATGAATACCCCGCAGAGCATTCGGTAAAACGCCACTATGGTATTCGCACCCAGAACTTCAAACTGATTCATTTCTATAATGACATTGATGAATGGGAAATGTATGACATGAAAGCTGACCCGCGTGAAATGAACAACGTATTCGGTAAGCCGGAATATGCCGAGAAGCAGAAAGAACTAATGCAATTATTGCGAGAAACTCAAAAACAATATAAAGATGACGATCCTGACGAAAAAATAAACGTACTTTTCAAAGGTGACAGAAGATTAATGAAAAACAGATGA
- a CDS encoding MBL fold metallo-hydrolase codes for MSIKITTLVENSVYGKGLQGEHGLSLLVDTGEHRLLFDTGASDLFIRNAGALGIDLDDVDFLVLSHGHRDHTGGLHHFLAMNHKAKVICKKELFFPKFKEERENGVMRPDALDRTRFRFVEEVTGLCPGVFVFPQWPIADEEDTHFEHFFTLVEGKKQADTFTDELALVLKQGDEVSVLSACSHRGITNIVRRVQEYFPQASLKLVLGGFHIRNAAKEKFEVIARFFEERLPQRLGVCHCTGTDKYALFHQCFGDRTFYNYTGRIEIL; via the coding sequence ATGAGTATAAAGATTACAACCCTTGTTGAAAATTCGGTTTACGGCAAGGGATTACAGGGAGAGCATGGGCTTTCCCTGCTTGTTGATACGGGTGAACATCGCCTGCTGTTCGACACCGGGGCCTCCGACCTTTTTATACGGAATGCCGGAGCACTTGGAATTGACTTGGATGATGTGGACTTTCTGGTACTGTCGCATGGACATCGCGACCATACGGGCGGCTTGCATCACTTTCTTGCAATGAATCACAAGGCGAAGGTGATCTGCAAGAAAGAGCTCTTCTTTCCGAAGTTCAAAGAAGAGCGTGAAAACGGGGTGATGCGTCCGGATGCTTTGGATAGAACCCGTTTCCGCTTTGTGGAAGAAGTCACAGGGCTGTGTCCCGGCGTATTTGTCTTTCCGCAGTGGCCCATTGCCGATGAGGAGGACACGCATTTTGAACATTTCTTCACATTGGTGGAAGGGAAAAAGCAGGCTGACACTTTTACGGACGAATTGGCGTTAGTGCTGAAGCAAGGTGATGAGGTGTCTGTTTTGAGCGCCTGTTCGCATCGGGGAATTACAAATATAGTCCGCAGGGTACAAGAGTATTTTCCGCAGGCCTCACTGAAGCTGGTATTGGGCGGATTTCATATCCGTAATGCTGCAAAAGAGAAGTTTGAAGTGATTGCCCGTTTCTTTGAAGAACGTTTGCCGCAACGGCTGGGTGTGTGTCATTGTACGGGCACCGATAAATATGCATTGTTTCATCAATGCTTTGGCGACCGGACCTTTTATAATTATACCGGTCGGATAGAAATACTTTAA
- a CDS encoding branched-chain amino acid aminotransferase — MKELDWANLPFGYMKTDYNVRIYYRNEQWGALEVCSEETIPMHMAATCLHYGQEAFEGLKAFRGKDGKVRIFRLEENAARLQSTCRGILMPELPTERFKEAILKVVKLNERFIPPYESGASLYIRPLLIGTGAQVGVHPAKEYLFVVFVTPVGPYFKGGFSTNPYVIIREFDRAAPLGTGIYKVGGNYAASLRANKKAHDLGYACEFYLDAKEKKYIDECGAANFFGIKDNTYITPKSTSILPSITNKSLMQLAEDMGMKVERRPVPEEELLTFEEAGACGTAAVISPIERIDDVENGKSYVIAKDGKPGPVCTKLYNKLRGIQYGDEPDTHGWVTIVE, encoded by the coding sequence ATGAAAGAACTGGATTGGGCTAATCTGCCGTTCGGCTATATGAAGACAGATTACAATGTGAGAATTTACTATCGTAATGAACAGTGGGGCGCATTGGAAGTATGCAGCGAGGAGACCATTCCTATGCACATGGCTGCCACTTGTCTGCACTATGGTCAGGAAGCTTTTGAGGGATTGAAGGCGTTTCGTGGCAAGGACGGTAAGGTTCGTATTTTCCGTCTGGAGGAGAATGCGGCTCGCTTGCAGTCCACCTGTCGCGGCATCCTGATGCCGGAGTTGCCGACGGAACGTTTTAAAGAGGCTATCCTTAAGGTGGTGAAGCTGAATGAACGTTTTATTCCGCCTTACGAATCGGGAGCTTCCCTCTATATCCGTCCCTTGCTGATAGGCACCGGGGCGCAGGTTGGGGTACACCCGGCCAAAGAATACTTGTTTGTTGTATTCGTAACGCCGGTAGGTCCTTACTTCAAGGGAGGATTCTCAACCAATCCGTACGTTATTATCCGCGAGTTCGACCGCGCCGCGCCTTTGGGCACAGGTATCTATAAGGTAGGCGGTAATTATGCCGCCAGTCTGCGTGCAAATAAGAAAGCGCACGACTTGGGCTATGCCTGCGAGTTCTATCTGGATGCCAAAGAAAAGAAATACATCGACGAGTGCGGTGCTGCCAATTTCTTCGGTATCAAAGACAATACTTACATCACTCCGAAGTCCACTTCCATCCTTCCGTCCATTACGAACAAGAGCCTGATGCAATTGGCCGAAGATATGGGTATGAAGGTAGAGCGCCGTCCGGTGCCGGAAGAAGAACTGCTGACTTTCGAGGAAGCGGGGGCTTGCGGTACGGCTGCCGTTATCAGTCCGATTGAACGCATCGACGATGTAGAGAACGGTAAGTCGTATGTAATTGCCAAAGACGGTAAGCCGGGCCCTGTCTGCACGAAGTTATACAATAAGTTGCGTGGCATTCAATACGGTGACGAGCCCGATACGCATGGTTGGGTAACAATCGTAGAATGA
- a CDS encoding sugar MFS transporter: MKKKLGMLALIMAFWFTISFITNILGPLIPDIIHNFNLSDLAMAGFIPTSFFIAYAIMSIPAGLMIDRFGEKPVLFLGFLMPFIGTTLFACIHTYPILLASSFIIGLGMAMLQTVLNPLQRTVGGEENYAFIAELAQFMFGIASFLSPLVYTYLIHELNPDIYKEGKNFFIDLLAGMTPADMPWVSLYWVFTLLLLVMLIAVGLSRFPKIELKEDEKSGSKDSYMALFKQKYVWLFFLGIFCYVSTEQGTSIFMSTFLEQYHDVNPQVEGAQAVSYFWGLMTAGCLVGMILLKLIDSKRLLQISGVLTIVLLITALFGNKEASIIAFPAIGFSISMMYSIVFSLALNSASQHHGSFAGILCSAIVGGAGGPMIISMLADATSLRTGMLIILIFVGYITFIGFWAHPLINNKTVCLKELFKKKE; the protein is encoded by the coding sequence ATGAAAAAGAAATTAGGAATGTTGGCGCTAATCATGGCGTTTTGGTTTACCATATCATTTATTACGAATATCCTGGGACCTCTCATTCCGGACATTATTCACAACTTCAATCTGAGCGACTTGGCGATGGCAGGATTTATCCCGACATCATTCTTCATTGCCTATGCCATCATGTCTATTCCTGCCGGACTGATGATTGACCGCTTTGGCGAGAAACCGGTATTATTCCTGGGTTTCCTGATGCCATTCATAGGAACCACACTGTTTGCCTGCATACATACGTATCCAATTCTGCTTGCTTCTTCCTTCATTATCGGTTTAGGCATGGCCATGTTGCAAACGGTGTTGAACCCGCTTCAGCGTACAGTAGGCGGTGAAGAAAATTATGCTTTTATCGCCGAATTGGCGCAGTTCATGTTCGGTATCGCCTCCTTCCTGAGCCCGCTCGTGTACACTTATCTGATTCACGAACTCAATCCGGACATATACAAAGAAGGCAAGAATTTCTTCATCGACCTCTTAGCCGGCATGACGCCTGCTGATATGCCTTGGGTGTCTCTCTATTGGGTGTTCACTCTTCTTCTGCTGGTTATGCTGATTGCCGTAGGCCTTTCCCGTTTCCCTAAAATCGAATTGAAAGAAGATGAGAAAAGCGGTTCTAAAGACTCCTACATGGCACTATTCAAGCAAAAATACGTATGGTTGTTTTTCCTCGGCATCTTCTGTTATGTAAGTACGGAACAGGGAACTTCAATCTTTATGAGCACATTCCTTGAGCAGTATCACGACGTAAACCCTCAAGTAGAAGGTGCACAGGCAGTAAGTTACTTTTGGGGATTAATGACGGCGGGGTGTTTGGTAGGCATGATATTGTTAAAGCTAATCGACAGTAAACGCCTTCTCCAAATATCAGGCGTATTAACCATCGTCTTATTGATAACCGCCCTTTTTGGAAACAAGGAAGCATCTATTATCGCTTTCCCCGCCATCGGTTTCAGCATTTCCATGATGTACTCCATCGTGTTCTCGCTGGCACTGAACTCAGCATCTCAACATCATGGTTCGTTCGCAGGTATTCTGTGTTCGGCTATTGTAGGCGGAGCCGGTGGCCCGATGATTATCAGTATGCTGGCAGATGCCACCTCCTTGCGCACCGGTATGCTGATTATACTTATATTTGTAGGTTATATCACTTTCATCGGTTTTTGGGCGCATCCGTTAATCAACAACAAGACAGTTTGCCTGAAAGAGCTTTTTAAGAAGAAAGAGTAG
- a CDS encoding Mrp/NBP35 family ATP-binding protein, with translation MTLYPKLILDALATVRYPGNKKNLVEAEMVADNLRIDGMKVSFSLIFEKPTDPFMKSMVKAAETAIHTYVSPEVEVTITTESRQAARPEVGKLLPQVKNIIGVSSGKGGVGKSTVSANLAVSLAKLGYKVGLLDADIFGPSMPKMFQVEDARPYAENIGGRDLIIPIEKYGIKLLSIGFFVDPDQATLWRGGMASNALKQLIADADWGELDYFLIDLPPGTSDIHLTVVQTLAMTGAIVVSTPQAVALADARKGINMFTNDKVNVPILGLVENMAWFTPAELPENKYYIFGKEGAKQLAEEMDVPLLGQIPIVQSICESGDKGTPVALDENTVTGRAFLQLAAAVVRQVDRRNMEMAPTKIVETHK, from the coding sequence ATGACTCTTTATCCTAAATTGATTCTGGATGCACTGGCAACGGTGCGCTATCCTGGCAATAAAAAGAACCTCGTTGAGGCGGAAATGGTTGCCGATAATTTGCGTATTGACGGGATGAAAGTGAGCTTTTCGCTGATTTTCGAGAAGCCGACCGATCCTTTCATGAAGTCGATGGTAAAGGCTGCCGAGACAGCGATACATACTTATGTCTCACCGGAAGTGGAAGTGACGATTACTACGGAAAGCCGTCAGGCTGCACGACCGGAAGTGGGCAAACTGTTACCGCAGGTGAAAAATATAATTGGAGTGTCTTCCGGCAAAGGCGGTGTAGGTAAATCCACTGTTTCGGCTAATCTGGCGGTCTCTTTGGCCAAGCTGGGCTATAAAGTAGGCTTGCTGGATGCCGATATCTTCGGACCTTCCATGCCTAAGATGTTCCAAGTGGAGGATGCGCGGCCGTATGCGGAGAATATTGGCGGGCGGGATTTGATTATCCCTATTGAAAAGTACGGCATCAAACTCTTGTCTATCGGTTTCTTTGTAGACCCCGATCAGGCTACTCTGTGGCGTGGCGGTATGGCAAGCAATGCCCTGAAACAACTGATTGCCGATGCCGACTGGGGTGAGCTGGACTATTTCCTGATAGACCTTCCTCCCGGCACCAGTGATATTCACCTCACCGTAGTGCAGACGCTTGCCATGACAGGGGCCATTGTTGTCAGCACACCGCAGGCGGTGGCATTGGCAGATGCCCGTAAAGGTATCAACATGTTCACAAATGATAAGGTGAATGTGCCCATTCTCGGTCTGGTAGAGAATATGGCTTGGTTCACACCTGCCGAACTTCCGGAGAATAAGTATTATATTTTTGGAAAAGAAGGTGCCAAGCAACTGGCAGAGGAAATGGATGTTCCTCTATTAGGACAGATACCTATTGTGCAAAGCATCTGCGAGAGTGGAGATAAGGGTACTCCCGTAGCTTTGGATGAAAATACGGTGACAGGACGCGCTTTCTTGCAATTGGCAGCCGCCGTTGTCCGTCAGGTAGACCGCCGGAATATGGAAATGGCGCCTACCAAGATTGTAGAAACGCATAAATAA
- a CDS encoding Gfo/Idh/MocA family protein yields MKGLKVLLFGMCMALCACSSQTSTVQTSDKGTRWQWENGTIVVETPERPAGQKSVIGLALPKMEAVRVGFVGLGMRGPGAVERFTHIPGTQVVALCDYEQERAEQCQKYLEQASMPKAAVYSGEKGYEELCKRDDIDLVYIATDWLHHFPVAMCAMENGKNVAIEVPSAMNLKECWDLINMSEKTRKHCMILENCCYDWFEMNTLNMAQHGVFGEVIRAQGAYIHNLSPFWNHYWKNGESDKLGWRLDYNMRHRGDVYATHGLGPVAQALDIHRGDRMQTLVAMDTKSVVGKSLVEARTDSACGNFRNGDHTTTLIRTANGKVIEIQHNVMTPQPYNRLYQLTGSKGFANKYPVEGYALDADQLTASGVEPKVDDLNSHGFLPEVEMEALVAKYQHPILKKYGDMAKEVGGHGGMDFIMDSRLVYCLQNGLPLDMDVYDLAEWCCLAELGELSMDNNCAPVAFPDFTRGEWNVVKGYKHAYASSEDEAAAMEKAKTFTAKLKEQGAKEWVK; encoded by the coding sequence ATGAAGGGCCTAAAAGTATTATTATTTGGCATGTGCATGGCATTGTGTGCATGTTCGTCACAGACATCTACGGTGCAGACAAGCGACAAGGGAACCCGGTGGCAATGGGAAAATGGAACGATTGTTGTTGAAACGCCCGAGCGTCCTGCCGGTCAGAAGAGTGTGATAGGATTGGCACTGCCGAAAATGGAAGCGGTACGTGTGGGATTTGTTGGGTTGGGCATGCGTGGACCCGGAGCGGTGGAGCGTTTTACCCATATCCCCGGCACGCAAGTTGTGGCGCTTTGCGATTATGAACAAGAGCGTGCGGAGCAATGTCAGAAATATCTCGAACAGGCATCCATGCCTAAGGCTGCTGTATATTCCGGCGAAAAGGGGTATGAGGAATTGTGCAAGCGCGATGATATAGACTTGGTTTATATCGCCACAGACTGGTTGCACCATTTCCCCGTAGCCATGTGCGCCATGGAGAATGGAAAGAATGTGGCTATTGAGGTTCCTTCTGCCATGAACCTGAAAGAGTGCTGGGATTTGATCAACATGAGCGAGAAGACCCGTAAGCACTGTATGATTTTGGAAAATTGCTGCTACGACTGGTTTGAGATGAATACGCTGAACATGGCGCAGCATGGGGTATTCGGTGAAGTGATTCGTGCACAAGGCGCCTATATCCATAACTTGAGTCCGTTCTGGAACCATTATTGGAAGAATGGCGAGAGTGACAAGTTGGGCTGGCGGTTGGACTACAACATGAGGCATCGCGGTGACGTGTACGCCACTCATGGCCTTGGCCCTGTGGCACAGGCTCTTGATATTCACCGAGGTGACCGCATGCAGACTTTAGTCGCTATGGACACTAAGTCGGTAGTGGGAAAATCTTTGGTTGAGGCGAGAACCGATTCCGCTTGTGGCAATTTCCGTAACGGTGACCATACTACCACCCTGATTCGCACTGCCAATGGCAAAGTGATTGAGATACAGCATAATGTGATGACTCCCCAACCATATAACCGTCTGTACCAGTTGACCGGTTCAAAAGGATTTGCCAATAAATATCCCGTAGAGGGTTATGCACTTGATGCCGACCAACTGACTGCATCGGGCGTAGAACCTAAAGTGGACGACTTGAACTCACATGGTTTCTTGCCGGAAGTGGAAATGGAAGCGCTTGTTGCAAAGTACCAGCATCCTATATTGAAGAAATACGGTGATATGGCAAAGGAAGTTGGTGGTCATGGCGGTATGGACTTCATCATGGATAGCCGTTTGGTTTATTGCCTGCAAAACGGCTTGCCTTTGGATATGGATGTATATGATTTGGCGGAGTGGTGTTGCCTGGCAGAATTGGGCGAGCTTTCTATGGATAACAATTGTGCTCCGGTTGCATTCCCCGATTTTACTCGTGGCGAGTGGAATGTGGTGAAAGGGTATAAACATGCTTATGCAAGTTCCGAAGATGAAGCTGCCGCAATGGAAAAGGCGAAAACGTTTACTGCCAAATTGAAAGAGCAAGGAGCCAAGGAGTGGGTGAAATAA
- the trmB gene encoding tRNA (guanosine(46)-N7)-methyltransferase TrmB: MGKNKLEKFADMARYPHVFEYPYSAVDNVPFDMKGNWHQQFFKNDNPIVLELGCGRGEYTVGLGRMFPDKNFIGVDIKGARMWTGATESLEAGMKNVAFLRTNIEIIDRFFAPGEVSEIWLTFSDPQMKKATKRLTSTFFMERYRRFLKDGGTIHVKTDSNFMFTYTKYMVEKNGLPVEFITDDLYHSGWVDDILGIRTYYEQQWLDRGLTIKYIKFLLPQCGELQEPDVEIELDEYRSYNRSKRSGLQTSK, encoded by the coding sequence ATGGGAAAGAATAAATTAGAGAAGTTTGCCGATATGGCGAGGTATCCGCATGTTTTTGAATATCCGTATTCGGCGGTGGATAATGTTCCGTTTGACATGAAGGGAAACTGGCATCAGCAGTTTTTCAAGAACGATAATCCGATTGTATTGGAACTGGGTTGTGGTCGTGGAGAGTATACAGTGGGGCTGGGACGTATGTTTCCCGATAAGAACTTCATCGGTGTGGATATAAAGGGCGCCCGCATGTGGACGGGGGCTACCGAGTCTTTGGAGGCGGGCATGAAGAATGTCGCTTTCTTGCGCACCAATATTGAAATCATAGACCGTTTCTTTGCGCCGGGTGAGGTGAGCGAGATATGGCTTACTTTCTCCGATCCGCAGATGAAGAAGGCCACCAAACGACTGACGTCCACTTTCTTTATGGAGCGCTACCGCAGGTTCCTGAAAGACGGAGGTACAATTCATGTAAAGACTGACAGTAACTTTATGTTTACCTATACCAAATATATGGTTGAGAAGAACGGGCTGCCGGTAGAGTTTATCACCGACGACCTCTATCACTCCGGTTGGGTGGACGACATTTTGGGTATCCGTACTTATTATGAACAACAGTGGCTGGATCGCGGGCTGACCATTAAGTACATCAAATTCTTGCTTCCGCAGTGTGGGGAATTGCAGGAGCCCGATGTGGAAATAGAGCTGGATGAGTACCGCAGTTACAACCGTAGCAAGCGCAGCGGGCTTCAAACCAGTAAATAG